TTCGTCTTATGATTGGAAGGTCATCTTCTGGGGCATCGGACTCTTCAGCCTACTGGCTATTTTTGCCGTTGCATGGACGATTCCGGTCATGGAAAGCGAGGCGGCTGTTTCTCTGGGCAAGCGTCTTGCACTCCTGAAGAACCCGAGAGTCGCACTCACTCTTGGTGTAACCTTCTTTGTATTTATTAGTTATTCAATGCTCAATACGTATATCACTCCCTTTCTGACCGCCGTTATACCAACTAAGAAAGAAAAATTGAGTATGATTCTCTTAGCAATGGGTATCGCGAGCTTGATTGGCTCTAAGGTTGGTGGCTTATTGGCAGACCGGATCGGCATCGTCCGCACGCTGGTCGGATCCATGGCTGTCCACATCATCTCGCTAGTATTGCTGTCTACTGTCTCTGGATTTGGATGGGTAATGGTTACCCTCCCGTTGCTCATGATTTGGGAAATCGCCGCTTGGACGTTCGGACCTACCCAAAACTTTAACCTAGTCTCGCTGACTCAAGAAGCCTCTAGTATCGTACTTAGTCTGAACAGTTCCTTTGTACAACTTGGATTTGCCGCGGGTGCTGGAATTGGAGGTATTGTTGCGGGAAGGTCATCAATACAAGAGATCAGTTGGGTTGGAGCTACATCAGTCGTGATTGCTCTACTAATTGGAGTGTTTTCATTTAGACGCAGCCGTGAGCTCTCAAGTGCACAGCAGTGAAGTTTTAGAAAATAGATTCAGCAGAGGATTTGCTTTTAGATGGCAAATCCTCTGAATCAATAAATGTACTTTTTATTAAGAAAGGATAGATATAAATGATGTCTAATACAAAAGATAAAGTTGTGATTATTACAGGTGCTTCTAGTGGAATTGGAGAGGCAACAGCTAAAAAACTTGCTTCTACAGGTGCGAAGTTGGTCTTGGCAGCTCGTCGTGAAGAACGTTTACAACAGTTACAGAAAGACATCGGAAAAAATGGTGGAAAAGCTATTTATAAAGTAACCGATGTAACGTCACATGAACAAATGGAAGAGCTTGCTGAGTATGCGCTTCAAGAGTTCGGAAAAATTGATGTATTAGTGAATAATGCTGGCGTCATGCCGCATTCATTTCTTTATAAGAAAAGAATCGAAGACTGGAATAAGATGATCGACGTCAATATTAAAGGCGTACTTTATGGGATTGCGGCTGTGCTTCCATCCATGCGAGAACAAAAATCAGGACATGTCATTAATTTGTCTTCAGTAGCTGGACATGTTGTTGGAGCTGGAAGTACGGTCTATGGAGGAACAAAGTTTGCTGTACGTGCAATTACGGAAGGTTTACGTAAAGAAGAGTATAGCAATAATATCCGCACAACCATTATCTCACCAGGAGCAGTTACAAGTGAATTAATAAATTCCATTACAGATATGGACCTCAAGCCAGGAATCGATAAAGCTTATGAAGGTGCGATTGACGCTGAGAGTATTGCTGGTGCAATTGCTTTTGCCATTGAACAGCCATCAGATGTAGCAATTAATGAAATGCTTATTCGTCCTACACATCAAGATAGATAATTTTACACCAATAAATGTTGTTTATTGTAAATAGTATGTTCCGATTTACTAAAAAACAGGAGGTTTTAATATGCAAAAAGTAATTTTGAACAATGGTGTTGAGATGCCTATACTTGGCTTTGGTGTTTTTCAGATTCAAGATGAAAATGAGTGTGAACAAGTCGTTTATGACGCTATAATGGCAGGCTATCGCCTAATCGATACTGCTGCCTCTTATCTAAATGAAGAAGCAGTCGGCAGAGCCATCAAACGGAGTGATGTGCCAAGAGAGGAATTGTTTATTACCACAAAACTCTGGGTTCAGGATGCTGGTTATGAGAGCACAAAGAAAGCATTCCGTCGTTCACTTGAAAGACTGCAATTGAATTATTTGGATTTGTATTTAATTCATCAGCCATTCGGCGATGTATATGGTTCTTGGCGCGCTATGGAGGACTTGTATCGTGAAGGTAAAGTCAAGGCTATCGGAGTTAGTAACTTCCAAATGGACCGTCTGATGGATTTGATGACTCATAATGAAGTAATCCCTGCTGTAAACCAGGTTGAGACTCATCCTTTCTGCCAGCAAATAGAAAGTGCTAAGTTTATGAAAGAGAACAATGTTCAAATAGAGTCTTGGGGACCATTTGCTGAAGGAAAAAATAACATGTTCCAGAACGAAATTTTAGTATCAATAGCCGAAAACCATAATAAATCCGTTGCCCAGATTATTCTACGATGGTTGACACAAAGAGGAGTCGTTGCGATTCCGAAGTCTGTTCGTAAGGAAAGAATGATTGAAAATTTCAATATCTTTGACTTTGAATTAGGTCAAGAGGATATGGAAAGAATCGCTACTTTAGATACGAAAGAAAGCTTGTTCTTTTCACATCGCGATCCTGAAATTGTGAAATGGATTGGTACCCGTAAACTTGATATTTAATGCAATCATACACCTTGCGTTAATTCTATGGTAGTTCATGTATATTTTCATTTCAAAAACAGCCGTTTACCTAACTGGCTGTTTTTATTAAATTATTACGTTCTTATTGAAATCCCTCAGTTTAATAGATAATGCTCACGAATACTCGCCTATTCGCAGGATTTCAAACCACAAGGTATAAGATTGCTTTAGTGGGAACGAAAGAGGTAGGACCGTTTTTGATAAGATGTGGGCAGATTGAAAAAGTGGATCATTTAAAAGGGATAGACTACACGGGTTAGTTTCAACCTATCCTAATGAGTTAGAACTTCGCAGAAAGTTGGGGGAAGTAAAAACAATGCTAAACACTACATATGAGGAGATAATTGTGATGGGTTGCATTTAGTGAAAAATCAAGACATAAGTATTATTCATGAACGTATGCCTGCTAATACATCTAAAATAAAACATTATCATCAACACGCACGCCAATTTTTCTTTATCTTTATAAGGTATAGCAACCATTGAGGTAGATTGTAAAGAGATTACTTTAAAACAGCAAAAGGGAGTGGAAGTTCCTCATTTGGTGCCACACCAAATGTTTTAACAAGTCTAATAATGAAGTTGATTTTTGGGTGTCTTCTCAACCGACAAGTAAAGATGAAAGGATTTTAGTGGACTAAAACTAAATTTTCTTAATGAACTCCCTCAGTTTACTAGATAATGCTCACGAATACTCGCTTATTCGCAGGATTTCAAACCACATGGTATAGGTTGCTAACGCGGCAGGTTTGCAGAAGGACTAGAAAAGGGCCATTTTTTATAGACAAACTTCCAGAACACAAACAGGTAAATATACTATATGTATAATTTAACCAATCCAAGAAGTGTATTATTTATCCAAATAAATTTATGAATGTGAGAAATGTTGAGTTTTTTCATTGAAACATAACTGAATTTACTACATTAATCTAACTTCAAAAAAAGGTGTTCTAAAATGGGTTTCAAATTCATCACAAGTGATGAAAAAAGTATTATATATGCAATTGGGAACGATGGCGTGCTGCGATATTTTCAGGATAAATCCCGAAACGGAAGTTCATGGTGGGCTAATGATGGTGTAGGACAGAGCAGGGGTCCTGGTTGGGAATCATATCGCTTTTTCTTTGGTGGTAGGGTTAGCTCATCATACCCAGAATATAATGTCTATTATGGTATTACGCCAAACGGTGAATTGCTATACTACCGGGATTACAGTCTCTTTCCCTCTCTCGGAGAAATTTATTATGATGGCGTAATTGGGTCCGGATGGGGAGAGTTCCGGCACGTCTTCTCTGACGGTAATGGAAGAATCTACGCCGTAGCGCAGAACGGCGACTTGTTATACTACCGAGATGAAATAAGTAATGGAGAACATCACTGGGCTTATGGAGGTGTTGGGCAGAGAATTGGAACTGGATGGGGAAATTTCAAACATGTCTTTCCAGGTGGAGATGGGATTATCTACGCCGTAGCGCAGAACGGCGACTTATTATACTACCGTGATTTAGCAAGGGACGGAACTTCTAACTGGGCTTATAACGGTGAAGGACAGATTATTATGACGGCACAAGGAACAGGCAATCATTTCAACGAATTCCAGCATGTCTTCTACGGTGGCGATGGAATTATCTATGCGATTGAGAATAACGGCAACATTTTATACTTTCGAGATTTAGCACGGGATGGAACCTATCATTGGGAAAATGATGCTATTGCTAAAAAGATTGGT
The DNA window shown above is from Peribacillus sp. FSL P2-0133 and carries:
- a CDS encoding MFS transporter, producing the protein MKNTWKIYMLTLISFVVGTSQFVIVGTLDQVAASVDVSVATAGQLITVFALGNAIGTPIVMVATSKMDQRKQLLLALAIILLGVIGVIALPGFGLLMASRVLLGIGTGVFVVTAYGIAAKLAAPGRQGGAMANVAMGYSSSLVFGVPLGRMIASSYDWKVIFWGIGLFSLLAIFAVAWTIPVMESEAAVSLGKRLALLKNPRVALTLGVTFFVFISYSMLNTYITPFLTAVIPTKKEKLSMILLAMGIASLIGSKVGGLLADRIGIVRTLVGSMAVHIISLVLLSTVSGFGWVMVTLPLLMIWEIAAWTFGPTQNFNLVSLTQEASSIVLSLNSSFVQLGFAAGAGIGGIVAGRSSIQEISWVGATSVVIALLIGVFSFRRSRELSSAQQ
- a CDS encoding SDR family oxidoreductase, whose product is MSNTKDKVVIITGASSGIGEATAKKLASTGAKLVLAARREERLQQLQKDIGKNGGKAIYKVTDVTSHEQMEELAEYALQEFGKIDVLVNNAGVMPHSFLYKKRIEDWNKMIDVNIKGVLYGIAAVLPSMREQKSGHVINLSSVAGHVVGAGSTVYGGTKFAVRAITEGLRKEEYSNNIRTTIISPGAVTSELINSITDMDLKPGIDKAYEGAIDAESIAGAIAFAIEQPSDVAINEMLIRPTHQDR
- a CDS encoding aldo/keto reductase, which codes for MQKVILNNGVEMPILGFGVFQIQDENECEQVVYDAIMAGYRLIDTAASYLNEEAVGRAIKRSDVPREELFITTKLWVQDAGYESTKKAFRRSLERLQLNYLDLYLIHQPFGDVYGSWRAMEDLYREGKVKAIGVSNFQMDRLMDLMTHNEVIPAVNQVETHPFCQQIESAKFMKENNVQIESWGPFAEGKNNMFQNEILVSIAENHNKSVAQIILRWLTQRGVVAIPKSVRKERMIENFNIFDFELGQEDMERIATLDTKESLFFSHRDPEIVKWIGTRKLDI
- a CDS encoding tachylectin-related carbohydrate-binding protein; the protein is MGFKFITSDEKSIIYAIGNDGVLRYFQDKSRNGSSWWANDGVGQSRGPGWESYRFFFGGRVSSSYPEYNVYYGITPNGELLYYRDYSLFPSLGEIYYDGVIGSGWGEFRHVFSDGNGRIYAVAQNGDLLYYRDEISNGEHHWAYGGVGQRIGTGWGNFKHVFPGGDGIIYAVAQNGDLLYYRDLARDGTSNWAYNGEGQIIMTAQGTGNHFNEFQHVFYGGDGIIYAIENNGNILYFRDLARDGTYHWENDAIAKKIGTVSSDGSRIHECVGIQCEREFDLFSNQRQLNSYYPLNQYVPEIFYYPVNSYYPSNLYNSVGQYPYFLMQYSDICRWVKICDPPGSPNCRWVCRIEVV